Genomic DNA from Setaria italica strain Yugu1 chromosome V, Setaria_italica_v2.0, whole genome shotgun sequence:
TTTCGCCAACACAACCCTTTATTTGGAGGGTTATACTTTATCAGGTTTGTCCATTGCTTCCTGGGATGATATATATTGTTCTGTTGAGGATTAAGTTACTGTGTATTTGCAAATCAACAAAGGGTGGATTTCTTTTTTCACACGCATCACGCCATGTGATTGTTTGATTGTTTTCAATCTGAGCAGCATTTTTGTTTCTCTGCAGAGCTGGTGGAGGATTGTCGTAAATGTTGCACTGAGGATTCAGATGATTCAATCAGCAAGGTATAAACTATGAATTCCCATGAATCACTGTAACTCTGTAAGGAAGATGACTGTTTTACCTGCAGTCTTCTATGCTGGCCTTTCTTAGTCTTTGTATTGTGTTTATAGTTTATCTTTGTGCTTAATTTCTAACAGTTGATTTATGTGAATAACGGGTTAGATCTTATAGGAATGGCTAGCTATGTACCATTTTCTAAAAGGGGTATATAGTTTAGGTTAGAATCATGACATATTGAGGGAGGCAACTTGAAGGTTAGAGGTCTTGAATGGCTGGTAAACAAGATGTCATAGATGTTCTTTTTAGGATGAGCACGAGTGTTAGAAGTTCCATAAGTACTAGTTCTTTATTTCCACTGATGTAGTATCTGACTGATGTTTGCTATTGCCTATTGCAGCTCACATTTTCCGGTGCAATTATTGAGGTCTGCATGAGAAAGTTAGTGTTTTATCCAGAAGTTGTTGGCTTCCTTGAAGAGGATAAAGATGACTTCCCTTATGTGGAAGCCCGTTATTCGTATGGTTCTCCACCAAAGCTCATAATGCTTGACGACAAGGGCGAACATAAGGAGACCATAAGGCAAGTTCCACTTAACTAAAGACAGTATCTAGTTATCTGGAAAGGTGATATAGATTCTTGGATTTCTCGTACATATGCTATAATAGCTGTCTAACTGGACCATTTTCATATCGTTCTGTCTTAAATTCTTAATCCATTACATAGTGGCACTTATAAGTTGTCTGCTTCTCCTTATCTTCCTCATGCAGTCATGCCATACAGTTCATGCAATAATCTGATGGCAGATACAATAGGCAAAGATATACTGGATGCATTTGTGCCTGCATGCCACTTTCTATTTGAATATATAGTTCTATGGACAAAAAATGCTTTGTTAGTGCTTCATAGAGCTGTGGTAGTATGTTGAGGTCATTGCTAACGCAGCCTGCATTTTCCTGGCACACAATTCATTCATAGATGATGGATGTTGCTGTTGTACTGAATAATTTGGCATCTTTCTTTATGTGTACCAAGCATAGATAATGTATGGTAGAAATACTGAAACAGTGTTCCCATTTGTTCATTGGTGCATTTGCTGGAAATCTAAGACGAACTGAAATTTGCAGGATCGACAACTGGAAGCGGGAGCACATTCGACAGTTTCTCAAGGAGAAAGTGAAGCTGGTGAAGTCAGACAGCTGAGTTTAAACCCTATGGAGTTTGGTACTTTGCAAGCAAAATTGCAGCTGATATGAGATGGGCATCAAATTCTGTGTGACATCTGTACAACTCAATATGTTTGTATAAGAAGCTTCTGTAGTGTTATTTCTGGCATACTTGTATCCCGTTCCTATTACAGTCAGGTAGCTGGCACTGTGATTCATGAAAATTAGTTGATGTAGTACTGGTTGTTTCCCGGAGCTTTAACTCAATAAAGAGGGTAAaagaatgtaaaaaaaaaagctttggTCATATGCATTTCCACATTTGATCACATGACCTCTTCCTCTCTAGTAATACAAAGGCGTACATATCTCATGCACAAAGCTGTACCCTTCCTGGACAATCTGCACATGAAATCTATTGTTCCAATCTGAACAGTATTTTGTTTCCAATCTGAACTGTTTTCACCGATGGACTCGTATAACATCGTAACTGTCTGCACCATGGAAATTGCGAGTCAGTATCATGAATCTGTGAACGGTATggcctattcgcttcagcttattcagccggcttatcagccaccaaacagtatttttctctcacaacaaatcagccgtttcagctttttagccggcttataagctgaagcgaacaagcctAGAGAAGAGAAGCGCTTCTATGTTTTCTATTCTACTCGTCTGAACTGGTTGAGGATTCATTGCCTGTTCTTTTTATTTGTAATAGGAATGTGTGAGGTTACATCTTGTGCAGCTGTAAAAAGGTCTTGTTCTCATATGTACAGTTGAGATTCACGAGGGCTGTTCTCGCTACTTCGTGACCTAACCCAGTAAACCACCTACGTTTTCAGGAGAGAAACCAAATGCTCCAAGCAACGGGAAGCGTTACTTTTTTGCAAGCTTCCATCTTTCTTCGGGGTACTTGGTAGCCTGGTACCAAGATGGTGTTTCAGTTGGTACGTCTGATGTTCTTCAAGGTTTCAGACAAGTCCCTACACCTGTTGTGATAACCAATACAACAGGTTAGACAGTCTTCTTTTTTGAATATTGACTTGTATATATGTTTATAAACAGTAACATGCATCTTTACATCCAGCAGAAAGCAGTGGTGGCACAACAGAGGGGTTGGACCCAGCAGCACTGGATTTAAGCAGCAGTCAATACTATCCTAGTAGGGAAATTAGAGGGCTGTTTTGAGTGAGGGTTACAGGTACAACTcagagagaaaaaaattattcatgcaAATAGATCTAACTGACGCAACAATGCTGATGGTAGCTCGATAAGTACAACGTGGTTCCTGATTCCTCTTATTTGTATTTGGCAGATACATAAATCGTTTTAGTTTTGACCCAAGTCAAAAAATtgaactttgaccaagtttatagaataATGCACCAACATATCCAACATCAAATTTGTTTCATTAAATCCATCATGAACTATGTCTTGATATTGTATTTACTAGGTATTGTGTATGTTAatgcatttttctataaatttggtcaaagtcaaggaagtttgacttaggacaaaactaaaacgacctacatttttgtacagagggagtatatgagATGGTTACATTAGCATGATATAATATGGCTCACATTTCAGACATGCAAATGTACATATACCCACTACCCTAAGCCATAAAAGCACAAGTCACAAGCCCAGCAGCTTTTACTAGATTTGGAATAGGCTGGCCATAAGTTTCTCTTGTACATGTACCGGTGGGAAAGGAAGTATACCTGTCTTCGTCTCCGATGTTGCAAAGCATAACAAGAACGTGCTATTACATAACAAGGAAGAAAGAATCCTGCAAACTGAAGAGTTGCCTGAAATAAATGAAAGATTTAGTGTTCTGTATAAATAGTGTACATGGAAAACGAAAATTCATTCCCAGTATGGACTGAGAAACAAATGCAGAAGCGGATTGTAATCAGTTAATTATAAGTGCATTTCAAGCTGACTCAGACTTCCAACAAATGCATAATAAAATGCCAAGCAGGAGTATTTGCTATTCCTTTGCACAGCAATTGATCTCTAGTATAAAGCAGCATTATGCTATTAATTTGTTTTCAGCATTATGACACTACAAGGGAAACAGATCACATCATCTTAACAGAGCATTATAATAGCATAATGCAGCATTATGACACTCCAACAGAAGCTGACCGCATCATGTTAGCGGACATATTAATAGCAAAATGCGATAATTAAGTAGGCATGTTGAACTCACACTGAACAGCACTGTTACATCTTGTAGCATGCTAATATCCCTCACAATGACAATTACATGGCGCACAAGTAAAAGGAACATCAACTGCAGTAAAGCCGATATTAGATTCCACCTTCCACCACAAATAATAATAAGTTTACAAAGAAAGGGCTTCTTTGACATACAATTAAAGCAATGGTTCGGCAGCATGTGACACCACTAGAATTTGCAGATACACAATCCTCAAATTCAGcttgcagcagctgctgctctgCGATGGCAATGGCTAAAAAATGAGAATCATGAGTATCGATTCTTCCAACCCAGTTTTGCCTGTTAATAAATAAAGACCATGCATTCAGAATAAATACAGTGATATCCAGAAAATTGAGGGAAAACAGCTACGCTGCTTTAACtgatctttaaaaaaaaactatctgCTTTAACTGCAGATGAAATGGTAGGATCACATTCTAAGCCACTCCCACAGAAATAGCTGGTTTTgacattatttttttattttgaattaaTTGGTTTGTCCAAATTTATCAAAGGATAAAGAATTGTATCCCACGAGTACCTAAGATCCATGTCCATTTCATCTGAACAGCATTTGGGTGGAGGGAGGACATAATTTGGTGAGTAAACCTGCAGGCAGATTAtaaaaaacaaatatgaaaaCTTCTTCAGCAATTACAGCAAAATAAGAAACATATACATTTTCCCCTATTTTCCTCGTTTCTTCTGCTGGGCAGTTGCCCTGAAATTGGATCACTCCTAAACATACTAGATCTACACCTAACACCTACCAAAATCAAGTAGCCGGATAGACTGAAATGGCTGCAAAGGTCAAAGTAGCATATCTAGAAATGACACGCCACACAGCataaacagaaaagaaaataaaaatgcaaaGGTTGGTCTTTTAACAGAATAACAGAAACACCCACCTGGTTGCAGATTTCACATGTAATGTTCCCCTTCTTGTTGCACCATCTCTGTATGCATTTCCTGTGGGCGAACTGCATACAACCAACAACAATAAGTCAACATACCATATTACTATCAGCATTTTCTCCAACAGGTACTCCTTAAGTCACGTGTACAACAACAAGGAGGAAAAAGCTTATTGAACAACTGAAAATGGGGAGCTGTACATTAGGATAATGATGATCTAGCGATTGAAA
This window encodes:
- the LOC101759355 gene encoding uncharacterized protein LOC101759355, with protein sequence MARAEKVAGDGFSGGEGHVEVEVGLGADVKGVIECRICQEEGEESAMDSPCACTGTLKFAHRKCIQRWCNKKGNITCEICNQVYSPNYVLPPPKCCSDEMDMDLRQNWVGRIDTHDSHFLAIAIAEQQLLQAEFEDCVSANSSGVTCCRTIALILMFLLLVRHVIVIVRDISMLQDVTVLFSATLQFAGFFLPCYVIARSCYALQHRRRRQV
- the LOC101758956 gene encoding selenoprotein F; this encodes MGRSLYAAAAVALVCFSGFCHGERLGARQCEDLGFTGLALCSDCNALSEFVKDQELVEDCRKCCTEDSDDSISKLTFSGAIIEVCMRKLVFYPEVVGFLEEDKDDFPYVEARYSYGSPPKLIMLDDKGEHKETIRIDNWKREHIRQFLKEKVKLVKSDS